One Canis lupus dingo isolate Sandy chromosome 29, ASM325472v2, whole genome shotgun sequence genomic region harbors:
- the LOC125753997 gene encoding uncharacterized protein LOC125753997, whose protein sequence is MSSAPTDPPAPHFSSTPDPDPDPPHLRRLHSAPTRPRPFPFGSVPRRSAPLPSPPPAAPPPSFPPPPQAPFGAPPHAVPHRPPQPPRPPPPRTYGRRSHRSRASQQDSGRPRSRHLPEVKAPASEQPIAGEPAAHAHCPPPAPLARPRLRMRGSLLGPELRIQTSS, encoded by the exons ATGAGCTCCGCCCCGACCGACCCGCCCGCCCCACACTTTAGCTCcacccccgaccccgaccccgaccccccCCACCTCCGCAGACTTCA CTCCGCCCCCActcggccccgccccttccccttCGGCTCCGTCCCCCGTCGCTccgcacccctcccctcccctccccccgccgctcCGCCGCCTTCCTTCCCtccgcccccgcaggccccctTCGGCGCCCCTCCCCACGCGGTCCCGCACAGGCCGCCGCAGCCCCCCAGGCCGCCCCCTCCGAGGACGTACGGGCGAAGATCCCACAGAAGCCGCGCGTCCCAGCAAGACAGCGGGCGCCCGAGGTCCCGTCACCTCCCGGAGGTTAAGGCTCCCGCCTCGGAGCAGCCTATAGCGGGCGAGCCGGCCGCGCACGCGCACTGCCCTCCACCGGCTCCGCTCGCACGACCTCGACTGCGCATGCGCGGGTCTCTGCTCGGCCCG GAGCTGAGGATACAGACCTCATCTTAG